GGATGCAGCCTCGGTTTCCCCGGGTTCCGCATGAACCGCCGAGCATTGAAAACCTCGACGTCCTCGCCCCAGACCTCTTTGGAGTGGTGTTGCACTCTGGCAGGCATCATGACAATGCTACCCTTTTTGATGAGGTACTTCCCCTCTAGCATGTGATCTTCACTGGCGATTCGAACCGAATTCGCCATGCCGTGAAAGCGAAAGACCTCTTGGAAAGTTGACAGTAGCGTAGGGCAGTGCTCCTTGATGGTTCTTGCCCGGACGGTGCACATCTCCTCGCCGTTCTCTTCATTGATCGAAACCGCTTTGAGGACTTCTTTCCTACAGTCTTCGGTTACGGTGGGATCCGAAAAGACGTGGTAGATCATCCAAAACGCGGTGGGAATTGTATTGGCGACGAGGGCAAACATTGCGGCGTTGTGGAAGCAACCGATGTCGCTAACGGAGATGTCCCAGCTGACAAAGTGCTCGGTCCACCGCCGGATGTAGTCTGAGCCTTCGGTGTATTGGCGGTTGATGTGATAGTTTTGGAAAGCTTTGGCGAGTTGGTTGCGAGATTTGATTGCGCTATGGAAGGCCCTGTCAACGTGTCAGCATGGCTCTTGTGTATGCGGGAGGGATAAAAGGACGTACCAGTGAGGCAGCAGGTCCAACATGAGAAACATGATTGTTGGGTGGTAGTTATGCCAGGCTTCTTCGTTTGCTGAGTCACGCAGCGGGTTATGTGGACCATAAACACTATCCGTCGTGGCCATGAGGAACTCATGGCGAATCCACTCAAACATCCTGGCCCTTTTGGAACCTCGGTCTACGATATTGTCCAGCGATGCGGTAAGAACCGTCATGGCATCACCACTGAGCCGATCAAGCGCGGGGCCGCTCGACAGAAATGGGTGGGTGGCTTTAATGAAGGTGTGAAAGAACCCCGTGTCGGCGATCATATCCTCGCGGATGATTGCCAGAGCATCTTTGCTTACACCCATAGCGACTTCTCAAGCGCGAGCCGATACTGGAGGGAAGATCAAGGTGCGCCATTGGCGTTGGACACTGAGAATAAGGTTGAGAGAGTTGACGATGTAAAGGCGAGTACCTGGGAGACGCAAGGTGTAGATGGGAAGGTCATGGTGCTTGTTTCTCATATGGGTGTAGAAATCCATGCTCAATTTCACCATCCCAATCACGGGACTGAGGAACGGCACCGCTGTTGCGACCAGTGGCGGTTCTTTCTCATTCTGTGTCAGATGGAGAACTGCGAACAAGAAGAGGTAGGTAGCTGCCAGACTGCTGAGGGTGGCGGCCAAGGTTGTGTGATTCGAGAGAAACTCGGAGAGGACGAAACCCAGCGCTTTGGCTTCCTGAGCGAGGTCAACGAAGCTGGTGTAGACAACCGTGAGCAGCATGGCAGCCGGTTTGTTGTTCAACCGCTTAAAAATAGTAGGATAGATGGTTGAGATCACAAGAGAACAGTGTAGCGAAGAAGCTTTGTGCGGGTGATCGACGCAGTCGTGTCTTGAATTGCAGCAGACGCGTCAGAACGGTTCTGTTGGTTGGGCCAATACATCCAGACTATCATTTCGAGGGAAATCCAATGCTGATTCTGGAAGACATACTGCCAAAAACTGAGGAAGATTTTTCTTCCCATCTCTACATTCACTCCCCCCAATCCTCCAATAGCCTCAGGCGCATAAGCGCCAACAGAAAATAAAACTTGAAAATAAACGGGCGGCAAAATAAATTTCGGGATTTTAGTGCCGATGTGGCATACATGGAGAATGCATTCCCAAGAGGCATGATAGTCAACTGCCCAATTCTACTCTTTTATGACTGGATAGGTACTAACTTTGCCAGCCCGTTTTCATGATCGTGTTATGCTACCTTAAGTCACGCCTTTGCCGAAGATTCGGCTGGGTTTATTGATCCCGGTGCGAAACCATACCGTCTGAGGCAACCCAACTACAcaatgagagagagagagattgcTTACAGAATCTTCCCACTTATGGAGGGTTAGCCCACAATGGCTAACCTACAACCAAGACGGGCTGTTCAGAACCATGTAACACGGAAACCCAACAATATTCTTCCAGGCGGACGTGGCACATGGATTTTGGGCGGTCCCAATGGCCAGCGGACATGAACATTTTACATCATTGATTACGCCGAACTGCCAGGATTTCAACAAAAGGATGCCCcaggggatggcggggtcgTCACATTTCAATTGTGCTCTCACAGATAACGTACCTTGTAAGCGAGCCGTGGCTTTTTTAGCGCGACGCGTCCTCTCTGTACCTAACATCATTTTTTTCCACAACCCACCATGTTTACTTCCTCAAAGGAGGCCAGGGTAATCTTAGCCTTTGAAGCTCTTCAAAACGACAAGGAATTAAAGCTTGAGGCCGTGGCCAAGATCTATAACGTACCACCTTCAACACTGCGAGACCGACGCGCCGGCaagcctgcacgacgcgacACCACGCCCAACTCGCACCACGCCCAACTCGCACCACGCCCAActcgaagaagctcactcaatcagaagaggaggctgttgtCCGATACATTATTGAGCTATGTGCGCGATGTTTTCCGCCAAGACtgcgtggtgtggaagatatggccaaccaactgctacaCCAacgcgacgcgccccctgtcagcaagctcgagttcctctgtgccttTCGCGAGGCTTTCTTTGCCTCCATGACGGAGAAGAACATACGAGGCGGCTTTGCGGGTGCTGGCCTTGCGCCGTGGGACCCAGAGAGGGTGCTTTCCAAGCTGGATGTCAGGCTTcgtacgccaacacctcTGAACTCGCGGGCCGGGACTCCACAACCTTGGGTCTTccagacaccacacaacccccaaGAAGCCAACTCACAGTCAACGCTAATCAAGACTCGCATTGCCAgccatcaaaatagctccccaGCTTCCATGTTAGCTGCTGTggaccagcttactaagaGTACAACGGCTGTGATGCACGAGGCGACTCTCCTTCGGtcagaggtctcttcgctccgtaaggccaacGAGGCACTAagcaagcgccggagagctaaaaaaaaacacgtgtgaaGCTTGGAGGATCACTTTCCGTACAAGATGCACAGGATTTGCTGAACCAGAAGGCTGTAGGCGGGGAGGCAttgcaagaaacgcagccggaaGGGAGTGGTGCAGGGGGGGGGCCGcacgaaggttcggtgctgCGGTGTctgcggcaagcctggccataatgcacgcacttgccaggaggctgcagaagggtCAGGTTTAGCTGTTgctgatgtaattatagttgGTTCCTAGTGTTGATTGTGTTGCAATTGAGGATAGTTGCTATTAGGTAGTGGAAAGGCCACGGCTCGCTTATACCcacgactcgcttataagGTACGTTATTGGTTTTGGACCGTGGCCGACGACGGGTGACGAGCAAGGACCAGGTCTTCCCAACCTCCATGGTCGCCACCCTCATTGGGGCGTATCTTACCATCGCGGCTCAGCCGACGCATGGCAGAAACCGTGTTGTTTCTTGTTTTACCATTACTTCCCGCGACTCACATTCATACCAATATATAGAAATAATCCGCTGGGCTCATAATAGTTATGGCCACTTCAGCACGCCAATTACCATGAAAGGCCTCGTTTGGAGATTCTGGTGTACGGGCCTACTCCGATTCGTGCGATGTGTGCAAAGCAGTGGGACTGAGAATTCCGAAACGTCTCGAGCCAACACCAGTCGTTGCCATGCAACCATGGGACTTCGTGAGAAGATTACTCATGTAGGGGCAATATGACCTACAGCAAAGACCGGAGAGAGATATATCTACATCATGGTCGACTACCGTTCACGATACTTAATCATCAGGGCTGAACCCACGGTCCCTGTGACTGCGAGGTGCGTTCGTGAGGCATCGAGAGTGCTCGGATTTCCCCATTAAACGTACAGTGACAACGCCAAATATTTCACATCGCAAACCCTGTGTAAAATAGCTCGAGAACAATGGCACACATGCAAGGTTCGGACCCATCAGTCGTCCAGAAATGATCAAAATCCAACTGAAGAAATGGCCTCGTGAGAGGAAGTACGAGAATCTGAACGAGTGGCCTGCCGTGCTGGACAATATCTGCCTGGACATCAGATGGAATGCGATACTCACCTACCGAGGTAATGTTGGGTTAGAAACACCGCCGTGGTCAAAGTGACAACCCAGAATGAGTGATagacgatgatgagaggCGGGCATCCCAGAGGTCTGCTGCCGCGGCAAAGAGCTCGACAACCGGTCGGATGGGTGAGAACGACATGGTCGAAAACACAATTGTCCGTTCCGATGAGGTTCGGTACAATGCCATACACGGTCATAAGTATGCAGGGGGCGATGATGGGCCCTGAGATATCAGAGCATG
The sequence above is a segment of the Podospora pseudoanserina strain CBS 124.78 chromosome 5, whole genome shotgun sequence genome. Coding sequences within it:
- a CDS encoding hypothetical protein (EggNog:ENOG503NWYT; COG:Q) produces the protein MGVSKDALAIIREDMIADTGFFHTFIKATHPFLSSGPALDRLSGDAMTVLTASLDNIVDRGSKRARMFEWIRHEFLMATTDSVYGPHNPLRDSANEEAWHNYHPTIMFLMLDLLPHWAFHSAIKSRNQLAKAFQNYHINRQYTEGSDYIRRWTEHFVSWDISVSDIGCFHNAAMFALVANTIPTAFWMIYHVFSDPTVTEDCRKEVLKAVSINEENGEEMCTVRARTIKEHCPTLLSTFQEVFRFHGMANSVRIASEDHMLEGKYLIKKGSIVMMPARVQHHSKEVWGEDVEVFNARRFMRNPGKPRLHPVAFRGFGGGTTLCPGRHFATTEILLFTAMVLLRFDVLPGGGEGKWIMPATKKSSQAEAMEQPDCDIDIELRPRPGAKRNWRVSFEGAGEAAFVAEDL
- a CDS encoding hypothetical protein (EggNog:ENOG503NWYT; COG:Q) — encoded protein: MLLTVVYTSFVDLAQEAKALGFVLSEFLSNHTTLAATLSSLAATYLFLFAVLHLTQNEKEPPLVATAVPFLSPVIGMVKLSMDFYTHMRNKHHDLPIYTLRTRLYIVNSLNLILSVQRQWRTLIFPPVSARA